The following nucleotide sequence is from Roseivirga sp. BDSF3-8.
GAAAGAGGTTGAATATCACGAACTGGAGGAACTGCAAGGCGTTAAAGGGCTCAAAGCCCTACGGGTTGCCGTCAAGAGCGGACAAGATAAAGAAGAGGTAAATGATATCAGTAAGCTTTTAAAAGCAGATATACGGCGCAAAATTGCTTAGTCAGAAGCTTTCTGATAAGTGATAGCCTCTATAAACCCTTTATAGAAAAATTTGCTATTTCGCTCCCAGTATCCGTTGGTCGTAAACACCCTGCGCATACCGGTAATTTTACTTCCCTGTACCCCGGCAACTAATCTGAATAGCCAGAACATAACTCCCGTGTACAGCCTCTGCCAGAGGTTTTGTTGCACACTAGCTATAAAATCAGTGTATAACCAGTACCCAGTTGGTTTTAGGAGGGCGTTCAATCTCGCCCAGATAAGGGTAGCGTCCGAAGGGGGGTAATTAGAGAATAGATGAAATGTAAGGATGGCATCGTACTGTATGCCTTTACCCAGCCACTCCTCATCTCCATGAACCCACTCTATCAGACCCGTGGCAGTTGTGTTTCTTTTGGCCTTTGCCAGCATAGAAGCAGAAGCCTCGAGGTAGGTTATTGCGGAAGGCTTCCTTGCTATCAATTCCGGCAGGAACCTGCCTGTGCCGCCACCTACCACCAAGACGCTGGCCCCAGGCCATAAACCTGATATAAGATGTTGCTGTGCAGCAGTGACTCTGCTTCCGTAAACTATCGATACGAGCCAATCATACCATGAGGCAGTACTATCGAAGTTCATATCAGCAAAAGTAACCCCGGTAACAAAAATGCACCGTCACCAATAACCCTGTATCTTTCATTCTTATTAAAAAAACCAGGTAACAGATATGGAATGAGCAAACAAACCAACATGCTAAACATAATCCATTGAAAATGCCATTGAAGGCTACCCAATGACCAGATAAGCAGGCCAGCGATTACTGTAACGGAGCAAAGAATATAAAGAGAACGGAGTAATGCATGTGTACCCTTTAAACCTACCTTTAATACGAGTGAGCTATGGCCATCTGCCATATCCGAAGCCTGCTCATACCAAGCAAAAAGAACCAGGTTAGTAAATGCCAGAAGCAGATATTCAAAAAATAACAGGAAGTGGTATGGCAAAATTTGCCCTTCAAATTGACTGAGCGGACCTGTAAAAACACCCATCACATATACAAGGGAAATAAAAAGCTCCTTTTGAAAAGCACTTTGCACATTAAATAAACGCAAAGCAAG
It contains:
- a CDS encoding class I SAM-dependent methyltransferase, which gives rise to MNFDSTASWYDWLVSIVYGSRVTAAQQHLISGLWPGASVLVVGGGTGRFLPELIARKPSAITYLEASASMLAKAKRNTTATGLIEWVHGDEEWLGKGIQYDAILTFHLFSNYPPSDATLIWARLNALLKPTGYWLYTDFIASVQQNLWQRLYTGVMFWLFRLVAGVQGSKITGMRRVFTTNGYWERNSKFFYKGFIEAITYQKASD